In Candidatus Krumholzibacteriia bacterium, the following are encoded in one genomic region:
- the folD gene encoding bifunctional methylenetetrahydrofolate dehydrogenase/methenyltetrahydrofolate cyclohydrolase FolD encodes MSQAVKVDGKALAQERRTALAERVARLTDRFGRRPALTVILVGEDPASQVYVRNKHKACEKTGIESEVVTLPATTSPDELYEAVRRVNEADGRDGLLVQLPVPEQIDPARVREWIDPDKDVDGLNPDNVGRLASGTPRFVPCTPLGCLRMLQRYDVPIAGRRAVVLGRSLIVGRPMEVLLSTKGVDATVTLAHSRSGDLAALCREADILIAAAGQPQMVRRDWVREGAAVIDVGIHRVEDPSHPKGSRLVGDVHPEVAAVAGHLSPVPGGVGPMTIAMLLENTVDAFERRNAGEVGAA; translated from the coding sequence ATGAGCCAGGCGGTGAAGGTCGACGGCAAGGCCCTCGCCCAGGAGCGGAGGACGGCGCTCGCAGAGCGCGTAGCGCGGCTGACGGATCGTTTCGGTCGTCGGCCCGCACTCACCGTGATCCTGGTCGGCGAGGACCCGGCGAGCCAGGTCTACGTGCGCAACAAGCACAAGGCCTGTGAGAAGACGGGCATCGAGAGTGAAGTCGTGACACTCCCGGCCACCACGAGTCCCGACGAACTGTACGAGGCGGTCCGTCGGGTGAACGAGGCCGACGGCCGCGACGGTCTGTTGGTCCAGCTCCCGGTGCCCGAGCAGATCGACCCCGCCCGAGTAAGGGAGTGGATCGATCCCGACAAGGACGTCGACGGCCTGAACCCCGACAACGTGGGACGACTGGCCAGCGGCACCCCGCGTTTCGTCCCCTGCACGCCGCTGGGCTGTCTTCGCATGCTCCAGCGCTACGACGTGCCGATCGCGGGCCGCCGCGCGGTCGTGCTCGGACGCAGCCTGATCGTCGGGCGTCCCATGGAAGTCCTCCTGTCGACGAAGGGTGTCGACGCGACGGTCACCCTCGCCCACAGCCGCAGCGGAGACCTCGCCGCGCTCTGTCGCGAGGCGGACATCCTGATCGCCGCCGCCGGACAGCCGCAGATGGTCCGGCGCGACTGGGTCCGCGAGGGGGCGGCCGTGATCGACGTCGGAATCCACCGCGTCGAGGATCCTTCGCATCCGAAGGGCTCGCGGCTGGTCGGGGACGTGCACCCCGAAGTGGCCGCGGTCGCCGGACACCTCTCGCCGGTCCCCGGTGGTGTGGGCCCCATGACGATCGCCATGTTGCTCGAGAACACCGTCGACGCCTTCGAGCGTCGGAACGCGGGCGAGGTCGGGGCGGCGTGA
- a CDS encoding TIGR00282 family metallophosphoesterase, with amino-acid sequence MRILLIGDIVGRPGRVALRELLPRVREERRPDLVVCNVENAAAGFGLTESIGREIVGAGVDVMTGGNHIWDKKGSDEYLTGEALLACPANAAPGAPGRRHVIVEAGEIRVGVISLLGQVFMNPVDSPFRALDRKLEELEDEADLFLVDFHAEATSEKQALGEYADGRVSVLVGTHTHVPTADTRILPRGTAYQSDLGMTGPYRSIIGMDVDAVLRKFLTGMPSRFEVARDEARLCGLCVDLDEWSGQATAVERLDVPLDPEGWS; translated from the coding sequence ATGCGCATTCTCCTGATCGGCGACATCGTGGGTCGGCCGGGCCGCGTCGCACTGCGCGAGCTGTTGCCCCGCGTGCGCGAGGAGCGGCGCCCCGACCTCGTGGTCTGCAACGTGGAGAACGCGGCCGCCGGCTTCGGACTCACCGAGTCGATCGGCCGTGAGATCGTCGGCGCGGGAGTCGACGTCATGACCGGCGGCAACCACATCTGGGACAAGAAGGGCAGCGACGAGTACCTGACCGGCGAGGCGCTCCTGGCCTGTCCGGCGAACGCCGCGCCCGGGGCGCCGGGCCGTCGCCACGTGATCGTGGAAGCGGGTGAGATCCGGGTCGGGGTGATCTCGCTGCTCGGTCAGGTGTTCATGAATCCGGTCGACTCGCCCTTCCGGGCCCTCGACCGGAAGCTCGAGGAGCTCGAGGACGAGGCCGATCTCTTCCTGGTCGACTTCCACGCCGAAGCCACGAGCGAGAAGCAGGCCCTGGGGGAGTACGCCGACGGACGCGTCAGCGTCCTGGTGGGCACCCACACGCACGTCCCCACCGCCGACACCCGGATCCTGCCCCGGGGCACGGCCTACCAGAGCGATCTCGGGATGACCGGACCCTACCGATCGATCATCGGGATGGACGTCGACGCGGTCCTGAGGAAATTCTTGACGGGGATGCCGTCGCGGTTCGAAGTGGCCCGGGACGAGGCACGACTCTGTGGGCTGTGCGTGGACCTCGACGAATGGAGCGGCCAGGCGACGGCGGTCGAGCGCCTGGACGTTCCGCTGGATCCGGAGGGTTGGTCATGA